GGATAATCAGAAATTGCACTTTCAATTTCCCCAATTTCTATTCTGAGGCCCCTTAGCTTGATCTGGTTATCTAAACGTCCGTAAATATTATATTCACCATTTCTTTCTTTACTGGCAAAGTCACCAGTTTTGTAGTAGGGAACACCATTTATGGTGATGAATTGTTTCTGGTTGAGTTCTTCTCTATTGAGGTATCCCTGGGCTACTCCCATTCCTCCCACATACAATTCTCCAATAACTCCACAGGGAAGAGGATTTCCATCAAGGTCCATTACTTCTTCAGTTACGTTTAATAAAGGTTTACCCACAGTTATGTGATCCCCATCGGTGATGTGTTTGGTGTTACAGGAAATGGTGGTTTCACTGGGACCGTATACATTGTAGATCTCTCCAGATGTGCAGCTTTCCAGTTTTCTATGTAGTTGTGGCGGATATTTTTCACCGGCAACACTGATAATTTTACAGTTTGCTAAAGCCTCATCCATACCCTCTACTTCCAGGTACTGTAACATTCGGGAGGGTGTTGCACTGAAAGCATCAGCCCCAGTTTTTTTAAATAATTTTACAAGATCTAATGGGTTTTTACTGTCTTCATCACCTGCAAAAACCAGGGTACGGCCATTCATCAGGGTCAAGAATGTTTCATGCAAAAAAACATCAAAAGCAACAGTAGATATGGAAAGCATCTTATGGGCTTTATTCACAAATGCATGGGCATAACAATTTTCTGGATCTGGAGACAGGTAATTGGTGATATTTGCATGGGTTAACATCACTCCCTTAGGCAGGCCCGTGGAACCTGAAGTATAAATAAGATAACATAGATTTTCCGGTGATATTTCAAGTTGGGGGTTTTCTTCGTTATATTCTAAGAGTAATTCGTCCACATCTAAAGCACCAGGTAATCCTCGAGAACTTATAAAGTCATGGGAAGTGATAATATAGCGGGCACTACTATCTTCCAGAACATGTTTAACCCGGTCTTCAGGATATTCAGGATCCACAGGGATGAAAGCACATCCTGCTTTCACAATACCCATCATGGCAGCAATAAGACGACTATCTCTATTTAAAATGAACATAACCCTGTCTTCTGCTTCTAATCCTCTTTTAATAAGCGCCTGGGCAATACAATTGGCCTTCCTGTTGATTTCATCATAAGTGAAATTGCCATCAACAGCCATTAAAGCAAGTTTATCATAACTTTTAAGAACCTGTTTTTCAAAAAGTCTGTTAACTAATTGCTCTGGTACTGGTTTAACTCGGAAATCTTCTTTCTTCTCATCATCATGTACAATGGAGATGTTTTTTAATAAATCTTCCGGGTTCTGGATGATCTTGTTTACCACCAGTTCCAGGCTTTTTATAAAGGTTTCCATCAAATCTTTAGAATAAATTGCATCGTTGTACTGGCATTGTACATGGAATCTGGAGCCGGTGTCTATGATATTCACACTTGACTTGAATTTTAGTGCTTCATATTCCAGGCTTTCCCTTTCCAGAGTATGACCATTTATATGAATATCTTCAATGATCTTCCCATGGTAGGCATATAAAAATTCAGGAAATATATCATATTTATCTGAAATACGGGTAAATGGATAAACCTCATATTTTAAGACATCTAACCAGATGTTTTCTACGTATTGGAAGAAATCATTTACTGTAAGATCAGTATTGACATTTAAAGCCAGTGGCAATGTTTTAACCATCATAGCCACTGTGTTCTGGAAATAGGGGTTACTCCTACCATTACTAATTGTTGAAATCAGAATATTCTTATTATAAACAAATTTGGTCAGTGTGAATACAGTTGCAGCTAAAAACAAGTTGTTAGGAGTAATTGAATGATCTTTACAGAAGTTTTCAACCAATTTTTTATCTAAAGATAGTGCCACTTCACCTAAATATCCTTCTGATTCTTTTCCCTTAAGATCAGGGGAGATAACCGTGGCACTGTCAAATTCAGCTACCCTATCTTCAAAATAGGTTTCAGCCTGAAAGTACAGTTGACTTTTTTCTACATCTATCTCCTCTAAACTTAAATCAAAACCATCATACTCCTCTTTACCAACTGATTTCCCATCATAGATGGTTCCCAGATCATTGAAGAGGATGTTCAGGGCAGTGCCATCCACCATGATATGATGGAAATCAGATAAAAGAACGGTTTCCTCAGGACTGGTGTAAATTCTAAAATGGAACAAAGGACCCTCAAATAGGGAGAACGGGTTTATGAAATCTTTTATAATCTTATCGGTAACTTTACCTTCAATGATGTCAACGGAAACATCTAAATCATCCATTCGTTGCTGATATATTTCCCCCTTACGCATAACCAGGCGTGTTTTAATATAGGGGTGCTTGGAGATTAGTTTCAAGATGGAATCTTTTAGTTTTAGAGGATCTATATCCTTGAAAACTATCATTTTTGGCAGGTTGTAGGTTAATTTTTCAGGGTTTTTAACACAATCAAAATAGACACCCAACTGATTCTGGGTCAAAGGATAAAATTCCCGTTTTTTGTAGTGTTTTTCTTCAATTACAGTGGATGATGATACTTCTTTCGCAATTTCCCGTATGTTTCGGGCCCTCATTATATTGGTGACATTAACGCTGACTCCAAATTTATGGGAAATTTCTGAAACTAATTTAAGAACTGATAAAGAAGTAAGGCCAAGCTGGAAAAGGTCTGTAGTCACACCAAAATTGGTTGTGCCCAGTATTTCTGAACACATATCCGCGATATCTTTCTCCAGATCAGTTTCTGGTTCTACCATTTCTGCTAACTCATAATCTTCTTTTTGAGGATCAGGGAAGTTATTCAGATCTGTTTTTCCATTGGGAGTCATAGGAAATTCTTTCATGCGAACAAAATAGGATGGAACCATATAAGTGGGTAGTTCAGCTAAAAGGGTATTCCTTAAATCTGCAACATCTATTTTCTCATTCTCGGTAAAGTATGCACATAAATGTTCAGTATCATGCATGGTCTTTACCAGTACAAATGCAGATTTAACACCAGGGTACTGGTTGATGACATTTTCAATTTCACCAAGTTCAATTCTGAGACCTCGAAGTTTAATTTGCCTATCTATTCGGCCTAAAACGTACAATTCACCGGCACTATCCCTTTTTGCCAGGTCGCCAGTGTTATAGTAGCGAAGACCATTGTACATGATGAATCGTTCATTGGTAAGTTCTTCGTTATTCCAGTAACCTCTGGCAACTCCTGCACCAGCCACATACAGCTCACCTACAATGTTATAGGGTAAGGGATTGGCATCAATGTCCATGATCCTGTCAGTTACATTCAGGAGGGGTTCACCAGCAGATATATCATCACTCTCGATGAGTTTTCCATGGGAGGCAATGGTGATTTCAGTGGGGCCATAGGAATTATAGATCTCAGCCTGGGTGTACTGGGACATGATATTATAGAGTTGGGGAGGGAAGGTTTCACCACCCACAATTATCACCTTACACCGGGGCATGGTCTTCTTTATTTCATCAATTTCTAAATACTGTAATAATCGGGTGGGTGTTGCTCCAAAAGCATCTGCCCCTGTTTTTTCAAATAGTTCAACCAGTTTTAGAGGGTTTATGGATTGTTCTTCATTGGCAAACACCACTGGCATACCATTGGTAATGGTTGCCAGAATCTCACGCAGGAATACAATAAATGATACAGTTGATATGGATATCATTTTACGGGATTTCCTTACTAGGGCGTGTATAGGGATGTTCTGGGGAACTGGTGACACATAATTGGTGATACCACCATGAGTCAGCATCACCCCCTTGGGTTTGCCTGTGGAACCAGAGGTATAAATCATGTAACATAGATTATCCGGAGATAATCTGGGATTGGGGTTCTTTTCATCATCTTCCAAAAGTAATTCATCCACATCTAAGGCATTAGGTAGATCTGAAGCGTTAGGTAAATCTTCTTCTGTTATAACATATTTTGCATCACTATCCTCTATAACCTGTTTTATTCTTTCTTCAGGGTATTCAGGATCAACAGGGATGAAAACACAACCTGCTTTCACAATACCAAGCATAGTAGCAATAAGGCGACTGTCACGTTTCAACATGAAAATAATTCTATCTTCAACATTCACTCCCTGTTTAAGTAATGCATTGGCAATCCGATTAGCCTTTTTATTCAATTCAG
This is a stretch of genomic DNA from Methanobacterium petrolearium. It encodes these proteins:
- a CDS encoding non-ribosomal peptide synthetase: MDGFELSNAQKRTIITEISKPGTEIYILSFKSKFPLKDEKYVKQALNMLIAGNLQLRIRKDEDMNFIQYYADEPGSFSYLDMSHKSEDEINDYINLFSVKPFTEIFDTPLYNFTLLKTPKEFIVLGRVHHIIMDGSSVSIFARNLENCVYALKKGEEYQVPQLSYQGYVEKEKEYLLSGEAKEDEDFWLSNLDGYSKDWYLLEDMAIKRNYFYLKPDLIDKLNNLSSVDGERISPFVLALSVVSLYFAKSTCSEDTVWNSVYHGRDFDKDIHEMLGMFVNMMPLRLDYDKNRSFKEVLLYAKSVLKDGLRHGKLSFNRYGPKLQQKGIDPAMLSMYSIVSNSTDSNVEYLFNNSRSEFPFHVRVNPSLPDKNGLQLLQIEYNKDCFSDDQIRVMVENLEKLLHTIADNPDIVCDEIEIETSDFYKAEKYFKEMMKRVDGATSISADQSGKEEEGSLKERSITIDKSDILEFSKSNDFNPNHLFLSATLFALVKFVFSKDILVSVTSDNSYKGQELPFAQNINTYRTVKDYLSAVKECFQEVVNFDYYPFIRISSENFITPEFLYTYVTHDYDESTHNSDENLENKPIKRDETEFEKFKLVFLVENDDNEFKLISKYNDAIYSEDLIDVFMASISTLLDKLMENPETLLSDIPILPDDGMEERFQMNPVEEPLLNKLFEKQVEKNKNKIVLTAEDGEFTYAELNKKANRIANALLKQGVNVEDRIIFMLKRDSRLIATMLGIVKAGCVFIPVDPEYPEERIKQVIEDSDAKYVITEEDLPNASDLPNALDVDELLLEDDEKNPNPRLSPDNLCYMIYTSGSTGKPKGVMLTHGGITNYVSPVPQNIPIHALVRKSRKMISISTVSFIVFLREILATITNGMPVVFANEEQSINPLKLVELFEKTGADAFGATPTRLLQYLEIDEIKKTMPRCKVIIVGGETFPPQLYNIMSQYTQAEIYNSYGPTEITIASHGKLIESDDISAGEPLLNVTDRIMDIDANPLPYNIVGELYVAGAGVARGYWNNEELTNERFIMYNGLRYYNTGDLAKRDSAGELYVLGRIDRQIKLRGLRIELGEIENVINQYPGVKSAFVLVKTMHDTEHLCAYFTENEKIDVADLRNTLLAELPTYMVPSYFVRMKEFPMTPNGKTDLNNFPDPQKEDYELAEMVEPETDLEKDIADMCSEILGTTNFGVTTDLFQLGLTSLSVLKLVSEISHKFGVSVNVTNIMRARNIREIAKEVSSSTVIEEKHYKKREFYPLTQNQLGVYFDCVKNPEKLTYNLPKMIVFKDIDPLKLKDSILKLISKHPYIKTRLVMRKGEIYQQRMDDLDVSVDIIEGKVTDKIIKDFINPFSLFEGPLFHFRIYTSPEETVLLSDFHHIMVDGTALNILFNDLGTIYDGKSVGKEEYDGFDLSLEEIDVEKSQLYFQAETYFEDRVAEFDSATVISPDLKGKESEGYLGEVALSLDKKLVENFCKDHSITPNNLFLAATVFTLTKFVYNKNILISTISNGRSNPYFQNTVAMMVKTLPLALNVNTDLTVNDFFQYVENIWLDVLKYEVYPFTRISDKYDIFPEFLYAYHGKIIEDIHINGHTLERESLEYEALKFKSSVNIIDTGSRFHVQCQYNDAIYSKDLMETFIKSLELVVNKIIQNPEDLLKNISIVHDDEKKEDFRVKPVPEQLVNRLFEKQVLKSYDKLALMAVDGNFTYDEINRKANCIAQALIKRGLEAEDRVMFILNRDSRLIAAMMGIVKAGCAFIPVDPEYPEDRVKHVLEDSSARYIITSHDFISSRGLPGALDVDELLLEYNEENPQLEISPENLCYLIYTSGSTGLPKGVMLTHANITNYLSPDPENCYAHAFVNKAHKMLSISTVAFDVFLHETFLTLMNGRTLVFAGDEDSKNPLDLVKLFKKTGADAFSATPSRMLQYLEVEGMDEALANCKIISVAGEKYPPQLHRKLESCTSGEIYNVYGPSETTISCNTKHITDGDHITVGKPLLNVTEEVMDLDGNPLPCGVIGELYVGGMGVAQGYLNREELNQKQFITINGVPYYKTGDFASKERNGEYNIYGRLDNQIKLRGLRIEIGEIESAISDYPGIKSVAVVVKKVQSQDHLCAYFTSTGQIDIDDLKNELKKRLTKYMVPTIFMPLDKLPQTPNGKTDLKSLPEPVLKERIYVPPENDTEKFFAQAFAKILDMPKVGVTDNFFDLGGTSLLVTKITIESLNQGYEIKYGDVFANPSPRELARVITEAENSTKEQENYSYDILNGVLEKNTIQNFVNGEKEELGNVLLTGATGFLGIHVLKEFIENETGSIYCMLRKGRRTTPEQRLKILLFYYFSENYEELFGSRIHVIGGDVTSKADFEKTRGLPIDTVINCAANVKHFAAGTQIEDINIGGVVNAVDFCKKKDCKFIQISTTSVAGESVDNVPPLDTEFDEKIIYVGQSLDNKYLSSKFKAERVVMEAISEGLPCKIVRMGNLMARQSDSEFQINFETNGFVNRLRAYAAIGKIPYSILGGKVELTPIDLAARAIILLGTTPPDCTLFHVYNNHQIYIADIIDIMRTVGFDISGAEEDEFKKAFAQTREDKDKQDAISGLVTAMGMGKGKGRALVPVVNDYTTQILYRLGYQWSLINDEYIKMFINYLKEMNFFD